TATGCATCAACAAATAAACTTCAGAGTAAAACTGTGCAAACCTACCTTAAGGTCTCTGTGCATAATTCCACGGGAGTGAATATACTCTACTCCTTCAAGAATTTTCTTTAATATATTAGATTCTTGTTTAGAGTCAAATGACTGGCAAGGACCTGTAAATGAATATGCAACAGTAATTAAAAGTAATTATACCAGCATGAAAGTGTAAAGAAATGGCCATATCATGTAATGCCAAGCAAGCATGTAATGACCTGTTGGCATTGTGAGTTCTTCCTTAGGTCTGCAATTCCTCTCCTGAATCCAGTCTTTCAAAGAACGCTCACACAGCTGCATCTGAATGTAGAGCATTAAGTGAAACTGAACCTGCAAGATGAACACCAGAATTTAAGAATTTAAACTTTTGGACTCATTTTGCTTGTCAGTGTATCAATTGTTTTCAGGAGACTGAAGACGACATGCCTCATTTGGACGTTTTTCAGCCCGCTGTCGACATGCCGCATCAACGTGGGACAACGTGGGAACGTTTTTTAACTCCAGTCTGTTCTGGATGGGTTCATTCTCGGACCCGGCTGAGGTGTCCCAGCTAAGCACCGGGCAGGTGTTCGGGGTAGAGCTGGGCTTGCCCAGGAACACACATGGGACAAAGTTCTGTGGGTTGCGAACATTTTTAGGGCACACAGCTTGGCTTTCCTCCTCATGTGACATTGTAGATGTCAATGAGATGCCTTCCGGTGCACAGGCAGATCGGTCTGTCATGTCTTTTGAACGGTCAGAGCTTTCAAATACAATGGACGATCCACTGGTACTACCAGTGCCTTCCCCGAGACATCTGAAGGAAAGATGCACTTCTGTCATATTATGGTAGCAGCGTTAAAGTTTTCAATATGAGCACAAAAACTCTATTATCTTACCCTTCTGTTTGTGATGTCCCTAGAGCTGGAATGGCATTTGAAAGGACTGGTTGGGGATCTGTAATAAAAGGATACAACAACAACTTTGTTATATTACCCTAgcccaggggtcggcaacccaaaatgttgaaagagccatattggaccaaaaaaacaaaaaacaaatatgtcTAGAGCCGCAAAAAATTTAAAGCCTTATATAAGCCTTATAATGAAGGCaatacatgctgtatgtatcTATATTACCCTACGCTCAAAATAACTAAGTTAGCTACAAATACGTAATGAGCATTaatgattaaatgtttattctccctgcaatgtgttctgtagagaacgacgcaccacgtgactgctctgttgtaggatgccgcctcaagtttaacttcattacaatattaatgaattatgtttcattgatttgatgaaattaaagaaattcaataaatcagggttgccaacttttcaagatcacttggagtgagatttgaacctggagggggtggcgaacgtaaattgttaccgggcacaatggacacaaattaagtattatatagcgatcgatcgatcgccagtggttggcgccagagcgaactagtaactcattgaatcatagatgtggatcagaggtaaataaactagattttttttcggcgtgagaaatcggatgtgtgacgtgtcagtcaaatgcgtgtctcactctcaatacgtgagagttggcaaccctgataaataaatctgatttttgatatcatttttatttttacgattcgacaaaacaacaaaatggaaCGTGCATAACATGCCCCTTATCTGGGCACTAAACAAAGTGCAATAAAACGCAGCTccgtttataaaaataaaaccgCAACCCGTTTAATGTGACTTCTGTTTTTGGACATCACTGGTCAGCTTCTCAACATCGGGCATGTAAGATGTAACTTTAATCTTGACGCAGGACTGCAAACTCTCATCAGTCAGGCGGGTGCGATATTTTTACTTGATGtagttcatgtttgaaaatatctGTTCGCACAGGTATGTTGATCTAAAGATGGATAATACCCCAAGTGCATATCCCTTCGTGTTCCTATAATTGTCAGGAAGAGCATTCATGTGTCATAGACAAGTTTCTAGGGTGTTGGGAGGCTTTCAATTTCGCTCCATTTGTGGCTTTGGCCAAGTTGAGCTTTCTGGCGAGTGACGTCTACAAGCTCGCCGCCGGTGTGTTTCCAACAGCCACCTGCCTCATCTCGCCCTGCTAATAGAAACGTGTGTCGCAGGCGACGACGCAAATCTTCGTTGAcgtaaatgttgaaatttaatttaatttattctacacattcttacagcattggaaaacgttaagaatgttggtgtcatgtttgtctcatacaaaaactatattaaaacaaaaaatatattaatctcccccatctttttacattttcaaacatttttgaaaaagctccaGAGAGCCGCTAGGGCCGCATGCAGCTctagagccgcgggttgccgacccctgccctAGCCCATAGTCTTACATGCTATTTAACTTGGATCAAGAAAGTAATTATGAACTAAATAGATGAGCACAGGCTATTGATGCCAGTAATGCAGATTCTTTGTACATCAGCTACTCACTTTTCCCAGCAAGCTGCACGTGCTCCATCCAAGCAGTGTGATAACCAACTATGTTTGGATTTTGAAGGCTGGATAGAACCTTGACCTCCCTAAGAACCTATAACAAATCAGCAGAATTTTTTATGTTGATCCTAGGCATTTTATAAACAAACTGCTGTACTTGGTTGAGACCAAACTCTACCTTTATACAGTCGTCCCTTGTTACATTCTTCATGAGAATTTTTTTAACAGCATAATACTGACCATCCAACTTGTTTTTTACCTATAAAAGTCATGGGGTAATACAGGTTATTAAGCTCTATTAAACAATACAGGACCTGATATTAATCTTATGCTGACAACAATCAGAAGATCTCATTGTCACACCTTAAATACTTTACCATACGATCCTTTGCCCAAAGCAGAGATTTCTTCAAATTCACTGAGGTAGCGAGATGTTTGCGCTTGGAAAAGACCATCTTTAACTCTGGGATGAAACGAAATGTTGCCATTTCAACCAATTATATCAGAAAACAAACAGATAGTCCAACAATTAACAACAGCAAAGCACGGCAAACAGTTGTCTACCAGCTCTGACCTCCTCACCTTAATACAGCGTTCTGGCCTTCTGCACTCAAGTACCTATGATCCTGTCAAAAGACAAGCACACTACATTGGCTACTTTCTAATGAGAGGAAGGCAGGTTCTTGGCAGGTGACTGTGTTTACCTGAGGGAAGAGGGAAGAGCTGGCTGCCTGCAGGAGCTCGGTAAAGGCCAGGCTGTGTTGCAGTCGCACTGTGCTGAACTCATCACTGACAGCCAGGGGAGAAAGGAGGTTCATTGCTGCTAGGCGCTGACCAATCGCTAAAAGAAAACATGAAGAACACTGCCTAAAATCGTGTGACCTCCAACAATACTGAACAAAGGTATAAAAGGTTTTTATGACCAAATGCTTATTAATCATTGAAAATAACTACTTTAAACAATGAAACTAAATAAGTATGTGTGCAAACAGAAATAAGTATTTGTGAAAACACTGACGTGCCCTTATGTGGACTGATACCAAACAACAGTTTACCCTTGAACAGCATCCGAGAGCGCGTAGGGTCCCGTTCATAAACAAAGCAAAGGTGCTCCAGTAGAGAGCCCAAGAGCAAATGGTTAGGAATAGCGGAGGCAAACTCCTGAATGGATGGGTACTGTCTCCCTGCCATCAGCACCTCACAGTTACTGTCCGAGTCTGAAGCTAGGTTAACAAAATAAAGAACAGAGGAAACATTTTACAAACTGCATGTTTAAGCATAAATGACAAACCTGATATACAGGTCCTTTAACATAAATTGCTCACATCTGGATTTAAGCTATACTAGGAAATGCATACATAATTAAATTAATACAACAGATATGGTTAAAAACATTTCATACCTTCAGCAATAACTTTGGCAATCAGACCAACAATGTCTCTTTTTTCAGAAtccatttctctttctcccccccttttttcttttaaaattcaATTTATGTCACTGCAAACACATCTTTACCATGTTACTTCTTGTTTGCACAGTTACGGGTGGGTAAGTAAAAGTTACGCTGTTCTTATCTGTGTAAAACATTAAACCCCACCTCTAGGCTGCTTCAGAAAGAGATTGTGATGTAGTGGGAATGTTAAAAAAACTATCGTATAATCTATTTACTGTATGTTATTCAAGTTTTTAATTCATTAACAGTAACATCAGTATCGGTAACCGTTTGCGTTTTATGAGGATAAGGACATTAAACTAGCAGGCTAGCTATATATTATTAGCATGTCATTTCACCTATCACGCTTGGCCAGCAGTGTCAACTCCCACTGAGCTGCCCTTGCACGGGTATGCCAGGTCATTGCCGAAATAATTTTAAATTACATGCGACATTTGACAAAAGACTCACTGTCAAACTGGATGTCATCGGTATTCTCTGAGCAGCTGAACGTTCCTCGCTTATGTCCAGCTCTGTCACGGTCGGCGAGGTCCCTCCGCACcagaaatctagcactaggacaaATACTAGAACTTTCTTCTGTCATGATACGAGTATGTCTTGCTTATTTATAAAACCTGGAACTTTAATAGCTCGGGTATTATCCCCTTTGACGTTTCCATCAAGTAGATCAATATGTTAGAGATTTAAGTTTGTTGCCCTTTCTTTTAGAAGGACCTATAAGTATTTGACAAAGATACTAAAATACAAGTAAAGGCAAACGATAGTAATCCGCcatctttttttaactgtaaataGTAAGGGAGTGTCTCAAATGTTTCACATTGTACATCATGACAAATCATAAAATTATGCATTTAACCTTTTGGCTATTTGTGCAATCACATCTGATACTGATTTGTTTTACATGATTTTAAAACGGTTTCCAACggcttaaataaatcaaaaacaCTTTCGTGTTATCTTTCCTGTATCTCTTCACGCTTTGCCGTGTGATCTTGAATTTGCACAAGTCCCTTACTTTACGAACACCTAAAGCCTGTTCAACTTCGGGAGTGATGATGAAACCTTTCAAAATACAGTGTCATTCCCAGAAGTCCAAAAAAGTTCTGACGTCTATTACAAACTACTATATCCCACAGTTAATGGCACTTCGAatgtattatgtgcaaaatgTGTGTTACGATTTAAGTCGTATTTCAAACGACTTTGCATTAAAATGCATTGCATCTTTACATATGCGCAAGAAATTATATACAGAACATATTAATTAAGACACCAATAACACAAAACACGAGATAGTTAAAACACACAACGAAAATTCATTAATAACAAGCCAATGATCAGCTAGTGACTAATTCATTATAGAATTCATTAAACGATTAATGAAACTATTTTCATGTCATGTTAAATGATATGAGGTTAGTTACTCTGCCTGGACTCTCTTAGCGGGAAGATGTCACGTGGGGTTTAGGGACAACAGTACAGACGGGACACACACGCATCATTACTGACCGGCGGAACAAACGCTGTGTCTCCAATTAAACGACGTTTGAACTACCGCACAAAAGTACGGAGAACCTGAATAAAACAACTCACAATGTAACCAGCAAGAATAAAAAACAGTGTCTTGAATAGCCCGGCAGAGCTAAGTTACAGTGTATGGGCTTTCTCCACTGTAAGCTAGTTGGTTAGCTAGTTCGCTAGTATACCCGAAGAACAATGACAGACGCACGGTGAGTTTTCATATATTTATCCGAGTACTTCAATTTTTGAAGTGGTTATACTAGCTAGCTGAGATAGTTAGAAGTGGAGGATGTGTTACGTTAGCTATTATTTCTATGTATATTAACTAACGCTAGATAGCTGTCGTTTAGTTAGATCCGAGCAGAGCATGATTTTTGCATTGCATGTTACAAAGCAGCGTTAGCGAGTTTGTACATCATGTATGATTTATGAGGTTAACTCATTTTGAGGCACTTACATTGCAGCGCAGAGCCAGCAAGAGCCATAAAGGCAATTGACAAACACTCTGTGCATCAGATCTGCTCGGGACAGGTCGTTTTGAGTTTGGCCACAGCTGTGAAAGAGCTGGTGGAGAACAGCATTGATGCAGGTGCTACAAACGTTGGTGAGTGCATCGGTGGTGGGTCTGGCGAGGCCTGAAATATCTTCTCGCTTCAGATGTTGAGTAACTTGCTTTCATTTCTATTTTGTTCGTTGTATCAGACATTAGGCTCAAAGACAATGGTGTAGACCTGGTGGAAGTCTCTGACAATGGAAGGGGTGTAGAGGAGGACAATTTTGAGGGTTTGAGTAAGTTACATTAGCGACATAGTTGTTATGGATCTGCCATAAGCATGAGCTTGTACTCACATTTTATCATTTTCCTTAAATCCACAGCCCTAAAACATCATACCTCTAAGCTGAGGGATTTTTCTGACTTAATACATGTTGAGACGTTTGGCTTCCGTGGTGAAGCTCTCAGCTCACTATGTGCTCTCAGGTGAGTCTCATTAGTTGTTGGTTAACTTTTCTGATGTAGCTAATAGTTCTCTGTCCTGTGGTAATAACTGCCGCAGTAACATGAGCTCCTGTGTCTCACCCCAGTGACCTCAGTGTGGTGACCTGTCATGAGAGCAGCCATGTGGGAACTCGGCTCGTCTTTGACCACAGCGGTCGTCTTATCCAGCGGGTTCCCCACCCCCGGCAGCAGGGCACCACGGTCACCTTGCAGAATCTGTTCTCCACCCTGCCCGTTCGCCACAAAGAGTTCCAGCGCAATATCAAAAAGGTTCAGCAGATGCGTCGCAGATCTGCAC
The genomic region above belongs to Brachyhypopomus gauderio isolate BG-103 chromosome 3, BGAUD_0.2, whole genome shotgun sequence and contains:
- the eif2ak1 gene encoding eukaryotic translation initiation factor 2-alpha kinase 1 isoform X1 — encoded protein: MTEESSSICPSARFLVRRDLADRDRAGHKRGTFSCSENTDDIQFDTSDSDSNCEVLMAGRQYPSIQEFASAIPNHLLLGSLLEHLCFVYERDPTRSRMLFKAIGQRLAAMNLLSPLAVSDEFSTVRLQHSLAFTELLQAASSSLFPQDHRYLSAEGQNAVLRVKDGLFQAQTSRYLSEFEEISALGKGSYGKVFKVKNKLDGQYYAVKKILMKNVTRDDCIKVLREVKVLSSLQNPNIVGYHTAWMEHVQLAGKNPQPVLSNAIPALGTSQTEGCLGEGTGSTSGSSIVFESSDRSKDMTDRSACAPEGISLTSTMSHEEESQAVCPKNVRNPQNFVPCVFLGKPSSTPNTCPVLSWDTSAGSENEPIQNRLELKNVPTLSHVDAACRQRAEKRPNEVQFHLMLYIQMQLCERSLKDWIQERNCRPKEELTMPTGPCQSFDSKQESNILKKILEGVEYIHSRGIMHRDLKPRNIFLHGNDHHVKIGDFGLACEDTVVNEKEQLHLSSHTGNMESAHTTGVGTFVYASPEQLEGSHYDLKSDMYSVGVVAVELFQPFGTEMERVHTLGDLRHGEVPNTLCEDWPVLTKYVRLLTSPDPSLRPSASHLLQSDLFSTKDMVIHSLQKRIDKQEEEIDQLRRQISQLQSSQDTAHDPDKT
- the eif2ak1 gene encoding eukaryotic translation initiation factor 2-alpha kinase 1 isoform X2, which encodes MDSEKRDIVGLIAKVIAEASDSDSNCEVLMAGRQYPSIQEFASAIPNHLLLGSLLEHLCFVYERDPTRSRMLFKAIGQRLAAMNLLSPLAVSDEFSTVRLQHSLAFTELLQAASSSLFPQDHRYLSAEGQNAVLRVKDGLFQAQTSRYLSEFEEISALGKGSYGKVFKVKNKLDGQYYAVKKILMKNVTRDDCIKVLREVKVLSSLQNPNIVGYHTAWMEHVQLAGKNPQPVLSNAIPALGTSQTEGCLGEGTGSTSGSSIVFESSDRSKDMTDRSACAPEGISLTSTMSHEEESQAVCPKNVRNPQNFVPCVFLGKPSSTPNTCPVLSWDTSAGSENEPIQNRLELKNVPTLSHVDAACRQRAEKRPNEVQFHLMLYIQMQLCERSLKDWIQERNCRPKEELTMPTGPCQSFDSKQESNILKKILEGVEYIHSRGIMHRDLKPRNIFLHGNDHHVKIGDFGLACEDTVVNEKEQLHLSSHTGNMESAHTTGVGTFVYASPEQLEGSHYDLKSDMYSVGVVAVELFQPFGTEMERVHTLGDLRHGEVPNTLCEDWPVLTKYVRLLTSPDPSLRPSASHLLQSDLFSTKDMVIHSLQKRIDKQEEEIDQLRRQISQLQSSQDTAHDPDKT